In Streptomyces sp. NBC_00483, a single window of DNA contains:
- a CDS encoding TIGR03767 family metallophosphoesterase has product MPRIRSVTTAAAEIDRRAFLTATGAVTLSAGIGYALGPAGGTSAAAHPAAAPARAMSRKAPAAPLAPYTRGTTLAAVATAAAGSGYRRLGDGPAWTRVVRTELGSARSDREAKRKPLAAFVQFTDLHLVDVQHPLRYEYLRSQTASAWRPQEALSVAGAVALVERVNALRGAPVTASPLHFVMTTGDNTDNNARSELDWFLKAMSGGRISPNTGDPRHYEGVQNSGLPLYWQPDEAFRDGDKRDHGFPRIPGFLDAAISELQSPGLNVPWYSTVGNHDSLPGGCYAPADPYFAEFAVGDRKLMDLDTATGKAIWDNVQNGGDPKGKAFKELLVSHKRKMRRVTPDESRAPFTPVEYVAAHLDPAHMGPGPIGHGYTQANLADATQHYAFRISDDVLGISLDTTDPAGHYEGSIGASQLDWLKGELKAAERRGDHVLVFSHHTSKTMRNLREDPDRRGERRHGGEELTALLAAHRPVLAWVNGHSHKNDITPHAGTGDGTGFWEISTASHVDFPQLARIIEVADNRDGTLSVFTTLIESSAPHRTDFTDLTQTGLAALYRELSYNAPGSRATLSGTPGDRNTELVLRKG; this is encoded by the coding sequence ATGCCGCGCATACGCTCTGTCACCACAGCCGCCGCAGAGATCGACCGCCGCGCATTCCTGACCGCGACCGGCGCGGTGACCCTCTCTGCCGGTATCGGATACGCCCTCGGACCCGCGGGCGGCACCAGCGCCGCCGCCCACCCGGCCGCCGCCCCGGCACGGGCGATGTCCCGCAAGGCGCCCGCCGCCCCACTCGCCCCCTACACCCGCGGCACCACCCTCGCCGCCGTCGCGACCGCCGCCGCGGGCTCCGGCTACCGGCGCCTGGGCGACGGACCGGCCTGGACCCGCGTCGTCCGCACCGAACTCGGCTCCGCCCGCAGCGACCGCGAGGCCAAGCGGAAGCCGCTCGCCGCGTTCGTCCAGTTCACCGACCTCCACCTGGTCGACGTACAACACCCCCTGCGCTACGAGTACTTGAGGTCGCAGACCGCCAGCGCCTGGCGGCCGCAGGAGGCGCTGAGCGTCGCCGGGGCCGTCGCCCTCGTGGAGCGGGTGAACGCCCTGCGCGGCGCACCCGTCACCGCCTCGCCGCTGCACTTCGTGATGACGACGGGCGACAACACCGACAACAACGCCCGCTCCGAACTCGACTGGTTCCTCAAAGCGATGAGCGGCGGCCGCATCAGCCCCAACACCGGCGACCCCCGCCACTACGAGGGCGTCCAGAACAGCGGGCTCCCCCTCTACTGGCAGCCGGACGAAGCATTCCGGGACGGCGACAAGCGGGACCACGGCTTCCCCCGCATCCCCGGCTTCCTGGACGCCGCGATCTCCGAACTGCAGAGCCCCGGCCTGAACGTCCCCTGGTACTCCACGGTCGGCAACCACGACTCGCTGCCCGGCGGCTGCTACGCGCCCGCGGACCCGTACTTCGCCGAATTCGCGGTGGGTGACCGCAAGTTGATGGACCTCGACACCGCCACGGGCAAGGCGATCTGGGACAACGTACAGAACGGCGGGGACCCGAAGGGCAAGGCGTTCAAGGAACTGCTCGTCTCGCACAAGCGGAAGATGCGCCGGGTGACGCCCGACGAGTCGCGCGCCCCGTTCACGCCGGTCGAGTACGTCGCGGCCCACCTCGACCCCGCGCACATGGGGCCGGGCCCGATCGGCCACGGCTACACCCAGGCCAACCTGGCCGACGCGACGCAGCACTACGCGTTCCGGATCTCCGACGACGTCCTCGGCATCAGCCTCGACACCACGGACCCGGCCGGCCACTACGAAGGCTCGATCGGTGCGTCCCAACTGGACTGGCTCAAGGGTGAGTTGAAGGCCGCCGAGCGGCGTGGCGACCACGTCCTCGTCTTCTCCCACCACACCTCCAAGACGATGCGCAACCTCCGCGAGGACCCGGACCGCCGCGGCGAACGACGGCACGGCGGCGAGGAGTTGACCGCCCTGCTCGCGGCCCACCGCCCCGTCCTCGCCTGGGTGAACGGCCACAGTCACAAGAACGACATCACGCCACATGCGGGCACCGGCGACGGCACCGGCTTCTGGGAGATCTCCACCGCATCCCACGTCGACTTTCCGCAGCTCGCCCGCATCATCGAGGTCGCCGACAACCGCGACGGCACGCTGTCCGTCTTCACGACGCTCATCGAGTCCTCGGCCCCGCACCGCACCGACTTCACGGACCTCACGCAGACGGGTCTTGCCGCCCTCTACCGCGAGCTCTCCTACAACGCGCCCGGCTCGCGCGCCACGCTCTCCGGCACCCCGGGCGACCGCAATACCGAACTCGTCCTCCGAAAGGGCTGA
- a CDS encoding amino acid permease, whose protein sequence is MSRNSAQSPAEGTDARPVEQAPAEPSLSHGLKQRHLSMIALGGVIGAGLFVGSGTAIAAAGPSIILAYAISGALVMLVMRMLGEMSAAYPASGSFSVHAERGIGPWAGFTAGWSFWFLLCVAVGLEGIGAAGIVHGWVPGVPEWAWVALFMLLFTITNLSAVKNFGEFEFWFAALKVGAIVLFLVIGILAMLGVLPDVGAPGMSNLTGHGGFMPNGTEGLIVGLLASVFAYGGLETVTIAAAESEHPVQGVAKAVRTAMWRIALFYVGSMAVVVVLLPWTAKEIPTKGPYVATLDYLGVPAAGQIMNVVILVALLSAMNANIYGASRMAASLVARGMGPKAIGKVTNGVPRVAVLLSAVFGFVCVLLSYWRPDDIFAWLLNTIGAIILVVWFFIAVSQLVLRRKLEREAPEKLVVKMWAYPYLTIIALVGMVAVFVLMAREHDTRVQLYFSGGLAIILAAVGYARQKLAEKK, encoded by the coding sequence ATGTCTCGGAACTCAGCGCAGTCCCCTGCGGAGGGGACGGACGCGCGGCCGGTCGAGCAGGCGCCGGCCGAGCCGTCGCTGTCGCACGGCCTCAAGCAGCGCCATCTTTCCATGATCGCGCTGGGCGGCGTGATCGGCGCGGGCCTCTTCGTGGGCTCCGGCACCGCGATCGCCGCCGCGGGCCCGTCGATCATCCTCGCCTACGCGATATCCGGCGCGCTCGTCATGCTCGTGATGCGCATGCTGGGCGAGATGTCGGCCGCGTACCCGGCGTCCGGATCGTTCTCCGTGCACGCCGAGCGGGGCATCGGGCCGTGGGCCGGATTCACCGCGGGCTGGTCGTTCTGGTTCCTGCTCTGCGTGGCCGTCGGCCTGGAGGGCATCGGCGCGGCGGGCATCGTGCACGGCTGGGTGCCGGGCGTGCCCGAGTGGGCCTGGGTCGCCCTGTTCATGCTGCTGTTCACGATCACGAACCTGTCGGCCGTGAAGAACTTCGGCGAGTTCGAGTTCTGGTTCGCCGCGCTCAAGGTCGGCGCGATCGTGCTCTTCCTCGTCATCGGCATCCTCGCCATGCTCGGCGTGCTGCCCGACGTCGGCGCACCCGGCATGTCCAACCTCACCGGCCACGGCGGCTTCATGCCGAACGGCACGGAAGGGTTGATCGTCGGCCTGCTCGCGTCGGTCTTCGCGTACGGCGGTCTGGAGACGGTGACGATCGCCGCCGCCGAGTCGGAGCACCCGGTGCAGGGCGTCGCGAAGGCGGTCCGCACGGCGATGTGGCGCATCGCCCTTTTCTACGTCGGCTCGATGGCGGTCGTCGTGGTCCTCCTGCCCTGGACCGCGAAGGAGATCCCGACCAAGGGTCCGTACGTCGCCACGCTGGACTACCTGGGCGTGCCCGCGGCCGGCCAGATCATGAACGTGGTCATCCTCGTCGCGCTGCTCTCCGCCATGAACGCCAACATCTACGGCGCCTCCCGCATGGCCGCCTCGCTGGTCGCCCGCGGCATGGGCCCGAAGGCCATCGGCAAGGTCACGAACGGGGTGCCGCGGGTCGCGGTGCTGCTGTCGGCGGTCTTCGGCTTCGTGTGCGTGCTGCTCAGCTACTGGCGCCCGGACGACATCTTCGCCTGGCTGCTCAACACCATCGGCGCGATCATCCTCGTCGTCTGGTTCTTCATCGCCGTCTCCCAGCTGGTGCTGCGCCGCAAGCTGGAGCGCGAGGCGCCGGAGAAGCTGGTCGTGAAGATGTGGGCGTACCCCTACCTGACGATCATCGCGCTCGTCGGCATGGTCGCCGTCTTCGTCCTGATGGCCCGCGAGCACGACACGCGGGTCCAGCTGTACTTCTCGGGCGGCCTGGCGATCATCCTCGCGGCGGTCGGGTACGCGCGGCAGAAGCTGGCCGAGAAGAAGTAG
- the pepN gene encoding aminopeptidase N: MPGENLSRDEARERAGLLSVDGYEVALDLRSAVGDFAGEGPRTFRSVTTIRFRSNEAGAATFVDLIAPSVTAVSLNGEDLDPAAVFDGNRIQLENLAEDNELVVDAQCAYSRTGEGMHRFVDPEDGEVYLYTQYEPADSRRVFANFEQPDLKAPYRFSVQAPEGWTAWSNGTGELVDGVWQFAETKPISTYITAVVAGPYHYVTDSYERTFDDGSKLVVPLGAMCRKGLAPYFDADDVFTVTKQGLDFFHDHFDYPYPFGKYDQAFVPEYNLGAMENPGMVTFREEFIFRGKVTQASYERRANVILHEMAHMWFGDLVTMRWWDDLWLKESFADFMGAFSMVEATRFTDGWITFANNRKSWAYRADQLPSTHPITADIRDLEDAKLNFDGITYAKGASVLKQLVAYVGRDAFLEGARRYFKRHAYGNTELGDLLSALEETSGRDLAAWSRSWLQTAGVNSLTPQVTLNAEGRITELAVVQEAAESHPELRPHRVAVGLYRRAAGGAVERYARAEVDVDGPRTVVGELAGAEAPELVLVNDDDLTYCKIRFDEGSLATLRDHLGDISDPLARALCWSALWNATRDALMPARDFIDLVLRFAGRESDIGVLQTLHAWARSALVHYAVPEWREAGGRLLAEGALKELRIAEPGSQHQLTWARFFGAVASSEADLQLLQGLLDVSGGAKIDGLDVDQELRWAFLETLATYGVANEGVLAAELARDDTASGKRHQVRCLAARPSEAVKAQAWAQVVESDALSNALVEATISGFQQPSQRALTAKYAEKYFAVIERVWEERSIQIGMDVVRGLFPGLQDSQATLDATDAWLSGHEGGAPALRRLVLEARDDLARALRGQACDGAAGM; the protein is encoded by the coding sequence GTGCCCGGTGAGAATCTGTCCCGCGACGAGGCCCGCGAGCGGGCGGGTCTGCTGTCCGTCGACGGGTACGAGGTGGCGCTCGACCTGCGCTCCGCGGTCGGCGACTTCGCCGGCGAGGGGCCGCGCACCTTCCGTTCCGTGACCACGATCCGGTTCCGGTCGAACGAGGCGGGGGCGGCCACGTTCGTCGACCTCATCGCGCCGTCCGTGACGGCCGTGTCGCTGAACGGCGAGGACCTCGACCCGGCGGCCGTGTTCGACGGCAACCGCATCCAGCTGGAGAACCTGGCGGAGGACAACGAGCTGGTGGTCGACGCCCAGTGCGCGTATTCGCGTACGGGTGAAGGCATGCACCGCTTCGTCGACCCCGAGGACGGCGAGGTGTACCTGTACACGCAGTACGAGCCCGCCGACTCGCGCCGCGTGTTCGCCAACTTCGAGCAGCCCGACCTGAAGGCGCCGTACCGGTTCAGCGTGCAGGCCCCCGAGGGGTGGACCGCATGGTCGAACGGCACGGGCGAACTCGTCGACGGCGTCTGGCAGTTCGCCGAGACCAAGCCGATCTCGACGTACATCACGGCGGTCGTCGCCGGGCCGTACCACTACGTGACGGATTCCTACGAGCGGACCTTCGATGACGGGTCGAAGCTCGTCGTCCCGCTCGGCGCGATGTGCCGCAAGGGGCTCGCCCCGTACTTCGACGCCGATGACGTCTTCACGGTGACCAAGCAGGGCCTCGACTTCTTCCACGACCACTTCGACTACCCGTACCCCTTCGGGAAGTACGACCAGGCCTTCGTGCCCGAGTACAACCTGGGCGCCATGGAGAACCCGGGGATGGTGACCTTCCGCGAGGAGTTCATCTTCCGCGGGAAGGTCACGCAGGCGTCCTACGAGCGGCGCGCGAACGTGATCCTCCACGAGATGGCCCACATGTGGTTCGGCGACCTCGTCACCATGCGCTGGTGGGACGACCTGTGGCTGAAGGAGTCCTTCGCGGACTTCATGGGCGCGTTCTCGATGGTGGAGGCGACGCGGTTCACGGACGGCTGGATCACCTTCGCCAACAACCGGAAGTCGTGGGCGTACCGGGCGGACCAGCTGCCGAGCACGCACCCGATCACGGCCGACATCCGGGACCTGGAGGACGCGAAGCTCAACTTCGACGGCATCACGTACGCCAAGGGCGCCTCTGTACTGAAGCAGCTCGTCGCGTACGTCGGTCGGGACGCGTTCCTGGAAGGCGCGCGGCGGTACTTCAAGCGGCACGCCTACGGGAACACCGAACTGGGCGATCTGCTGTCGGCACTTGAGGAGACGAGCGGGCGCGACCTCGCGGCCTGGTCGCGGTCCTGGCTTCAGACCGCCGGCGTCAACTCCCTTACCCCGCAAGTCACGTTGAACGCCGAGGGGCGGATCACCGAGCTGGCGGTGGTGCAGGAAGCGGCCGAGTCGCACCCCGAACTGCGCCCGCACCGGGTGGCCGTGGGCCTGTACCGGCGTGCGGCAGGCGGCGCCGTCGAGCGGTACGCGCGCGCCGAGGTCGACGTGGACGGGCCGCGGACGGTCGTGGGCGAGCTGGCCGGGGCCGAGGCTCCCGAGCTCGTACTGGTCAACGACGACGACCTCACCTACTGCAAGATCCGGTTCGACGAGGGGTCGCTGGCGACGCTGCGGGACCACCTCGGGGACATCTCCGACCCGCTGGCGCGGGCCCTGTGCTGGTCGGCGCTGTGGAACGCGACGCGGGACGCGTTGATGCCCGCGCGTGACTTCATCGATCTCGTGCTGCGGTTCGCGGGGCGCGAGTCCGACATCGGGGTGCTCCAGACGCTGCACGCGTGGGCGCGTTCCGCGCTCGTGCACTACGCGGTGCCCGAGTGGCGCGAGGCCGGCGGCCGGCTGCTCGCCGAGGGCGCGCTCAAGGAGCTGCGGATCGCGGAGCCGGGGAGCCAGCACCAGCTGACGTGGGCCCGGTTCTTCGGAGCGGTCGCGTCGAGCGAGGCCGATCTGCAGTTGCTGCAGGGGCTGTTGGACGTTTCCGGCGGCGCGAAGATCGACGGGCTCGACGTCGACCAGGAGCTGCGGTGGGCGTTCCTGGAGACGCTCGCGACGTACGGGGTCGCGAACGAGGGCGTACTGGCGGCGGAACTGGCGCGGGACGACACCGCCTCCGGCAAGCGGCACCAGGTGCGGTGCCTCGCGGCGCGGCCGTCGGAGGCCGTGAAGGCGCAGGCCTGGGCGCAGGTCGTGGAGTCGGACGCGTTGAGCAACGCGCTGGTGGAGGCCACCATTTCGGGGTTCCAGCAGCCGTCGCAGCGGGCGCTCACCGCGAAGTACGCGGAGAAGTACTTCGCGGTGATCGAGCGGGTGTGGGAAGAGCGGTCGATCCAGATCGGGATGGATGTGGTGCGGGGGCTGTTCCCCGGGCTGCAGGACTCGCAGGCGACGCTGGATGCGACGGACGCGTGGCTGTCCGGGCATGAGGGGGGTGCGCCGGCGTTGCGGAGGCTTGTGCTTGAGGCGCGGGACGACTTGGCGCGGGCGCTGCGCGGGCAGGCGTGTGACGGGGCTGCGGGCATGTAG
- a CDS encoding serine hydrolase domain-containing protein — MLKRTALLGAATVLAITTGALATPALASGPARDGHRATQRALDAAVREGVPGATAQVRDNGRTWKGTSGVGNLATHKPRGAHDHYRVGSVTKTFVSTVLLQLEAEGELDLDDTVEHWLPGLVTGDGYDAERITLRHLLNHTSGIADYLEDARFNEAYMTKNFLDHRNDTFAPEELVRIGVRNKARFDPGGGWDYSNTNYALAAMVIEKATGRAYGDEIEHRIIEPLGLRATKVPGTDPRMPRPASRAYSKLGDSAGPTYDVTEFNPSGSFGSGEMVSDSADLNRFYTALVRGELLPPEQMKEMRTTAPGGTQGPDSAYGLGLQRWKLECGTVVWGHGGGIHGSSSLVLTTPDGSHSLALNFNGDWTGDMTKVAEAEFCGK, encoded by the coding sequence ATGCTGAAGCGCACGGCCCTGCTGGGGGCGGCGACGGTACTGGCGATCACGACCGGGGCGCTCGCCACTCCGGCCCTCGCATCGGGCCCGGCCCGCGACGGCCACCGAGCCACCCAGCGGGCCCTGGACGCCGCCGTACGCGAGGGCGTCCCCGGCGCCACCGCTCAGGTCCGCGACAACGGCCGTACGTGGAAGGGAACTTCGGGCGTCGGAAACCTCGCCACCCACAAGCCGCGCGGCGCCCACGACCACTACCGCGTCGGCTCCGTCACCAAGACGTTCGTCTCCACGGTCCTCCTCCAGCTGGAGGCCGAAGGGGAGCTGGACCTCGACGACACCGTCGAGCACTGGCTGCCCGGCCTCGTCACCGGCGACGGATACGACGCCGAGCGCATCACCCTGCGGCATCTGCTCAACCACACCAGCGGCATCGCCGACTACCTGGAGGACGCGCGGTTCAACGAGGCGTACATGACCAAGAACTTCCTCGACCACCGCAACGACACTTTCGCGCCGGAGGAGCTCGTACGCATCGGCGTGCGCAACAAGGCGCGCTTCGACCCGGGAGGCGGCTGGGACTACTCCAACACCAACTACGCGCTCGCCGCCATGGTCATCGAGAAGGCGACCGGCCGCGCGTACGGGGACGAGATCGAACACCGCATCATCGAGCCCCTGGGCCTGCGCGCCACGAAGGTCCCCGGCACCGACCCACGCATGCCGCGCCCCGCCTCCCGGGCGTACTCCAAGCTGGGCGACAGCGCCGGGCCGACGTACGACGTCACCGAGTTCAACCCGAGCGGCTCCTTCGGATCCGGCGAGATGGTCTCCGACTCCGCCGACCTGAACCGCTTCTACACCGCCCTGGTCCGCGGCGAGTTGCTGCCGCCCGAGCAGATGAAGGAGATGCGGACCACGGCGCCGGGCGGCACCCAGGGACCGGACTCCGCCTACGGCCTCGGCCTGCAGCGCTGGAAGCTGGAGTGCGGCACGGTCGTGTGGGGCCACGGCGGCGGCATCCACGGTTCGTCGTCGCTCGTCCTGACGACGCCCGACGGCAGCCACTCCCTCGCCCTCAACTTCAACGGCGACTGGACGGGCGACATGACGAAGGTCGCCGAGGCGGAGTTCTGCGGCAAGTAG
- a CDS encoding superoxide dismutase — MATYTLPELPYDYAALEPVINPQIIELHHDKHHAAYVKGANDTLEQLAEARDKEQWGSINGLEKNLAFHLSGHILHSIYWHNMTGDGGGEPLAADGVGELADALTESFGSFAGFKAQLTKAAATTQGSGWGVLAYEPVSGRLIVEQIYDHQGNVGQGSTPILVFDAWEHAFYLQYKNQKVDFIEAMWRVVNWQDVAKRYAAARERAYNLLLVP, encoded by the coding sequence ATGGCCACGTACACGCTTCCTGAGCTTCCGTACGACTACGCGGCGCTTGAGCCGGTCATCAACCCGCAGATCATCGAGCTGCACCACGACAAGCACCACGCGGCGTACGTGAAGGGCGCGAACGACACCCTGGAGCAGCTGGCCGAGGCGCGCGACAAGGAACAGTGGGGCTCGATCAACGGCCTGGAGAAGAACCTGGCCTTCCACCTCTCCGGCCACATCCTGCACAGCATCTACTGGCACAACATGACCGGTGACGGTGGCGGCGAGCCGCTCGCGGCGGACGGCGTGGGCGAGTTGGCCGACGCGCTCACCGAGTCCTTCGGTTCCTTCGCCGGGTTCAAGGCGCAGCTGACGAAGGCCGCGGCCACCACGCAGGGCTCCGGCTGGGGCGTCCTCGCGTACGAGCCGGTGAGCGGGCGGCTCATCGTCGAGCAGATCTACGACCACCAGGGCAACGTCGGCCAGGGCTCGACCCCGATCCTCGTCTTCGACGCGTGGGAGCACGCGTTCTACCTGCAGTACAAGAACCAGAAGGTCGACTTCATCGAGGCGATGTGGCGGGTCGTCAACTGGCAGGACGTGGCCAAGCGGTACGCGGCCGCGAGGGAGCGGGCGTACAACCTGCTGCTGGTGCCGTAG
- a CDS encoding mycothiol-dependent nitroreductase Rv2466c family protein — protein sequence MSEKTPVDFWFDPLCPWAWMTSRWVLEVEKVRDIKVRWHVMSLAVLNEPRLDELPEEYQEMMRTQAWGPVRVVIAAQQEHGAEVLGDLYTALGTRIHNRGEGPTKEAVAGALAEVGLPESLLDHWDATKYEEELRASHKEGIDKVGQDVGTPVIAVPGADGNQIAFFGPVVTPAPKGEEAAKLWDGTLLVASVPGFYEIKRTRTVGPIFD from the coding sequence ATGTCCGAGAAGACCCCCGTCGACTTCTGGTTCGACCCCCTGTGCCCCTGGGCCTGGATGACCTCGCGCTGGGTCCTGGAGGTCGAGAAGGTCCGCGACATCAAGGTCCGCTGGCACGTGATGAGCCTCGCGGTGCTCAACGAGCCGCGCCTCGACGAGCTGCCCGAGGAGTACCAGGAGATGATGCGCACCCAGGCCTGGGGCCCGGTCCGTGTCGTCATCGCCGCGCAGCAGGAGCACGGCGCGGAGGTCCTCGGCGACCTCTACACCGCGCTCGGCACCCGTATCCACAACCGCGGCGAGGGCCCCACGAAGGAGGCCGTCGCCGGCGCTCTGGCGGAGGTCGGCCTGCCGGAGTCCCTCCTCGACCACTGGGACGCCACCAAGTACGAGGAAGAGCTCCGCGCCTCGCACAAGGAGGGCATCGACAAGGTCGGCCAGGACGTCGGCACGCCGGTCATCGCGGTGCCGGGCGCCGACGGCAACCAGATCGCCTTCTTCGGCCCGGTCGTCACCCCGGCGCCCAAGGGCGAGGAGGCGGCCAAGCTCTGGGACGGCACGCTCCTCGTCGCCTCGGTCCCGGGCTTCTACGAAATCAAGCGCACGCGCACGGTGGGCCCGATCTTCGACTAG
- a CDS encoding nuclear transport factor 2 family protein, which yields MQEETARSAIDTFISAFNASDDGYVTALLSQALTSDVVFWGPLGRSEGIAAVERFVLDIRRHPAGTGTMVRCSAVDMPDEWARYQWVFTTPDGGPRLAGTDVVHLRRSLIDQVIVFAGEIKPSAS from the coding sequence ATGCAGGAAGAGACGGCACGCTCCGCGATCGACACGTTCATCTCCGCGTTCAACGCCTCGGACGACGGCTATGTGACTGCCCTGCTCTCCCAGGCTCTGACCTCGGACGTGGTCTTCTGGGGGCCGTTGGGTCGCAGCGAAGGAATCGCGGCGGTCGAGCGGTTCGTGCTGGACATCCGGCGCCACCCGGCGGGGACCGGCACGATGGTGCGCTGCTCGGCGGTGGACATGCCGGACGAGTGGGCCCGGTACCAGTGGGTCTTCACCACGCCGGATGGAGGCCCCCGCCTGGCGGGAACGGACGTCGTCCATCTGCGGCGGAGCCTCATCGACCAGGTCATCGTCTTTGCGGGGGAGATCAAGCCGTCCGCCTCCTGA
- a CDS encoding amino acid permease, with protein sequence MHDEPLSAGLKQRHLTMLGLGGVIGAGLFVGSGAGIAVAGPGIVVSYLIAGTLAMLVMRMLGEMSAAMPASGSFSVHAERALGRWAGFTAGWLYWFMLVVVLAVEATGAAQIANGWVPGVPQWAWVLLFMVVFTVANLTAVKNFGEFEFWFAALKVFAIIAFLVLGALAIFGILPDTDPVGLTHLTGDGGFLPHGWEGVVSGVLAVVFAFGGLEVVTIAAAESEDPARSVARAVRSAVFRILFFYVGSMLVIVTVLPWTEQKAGISPYVTVLDSIGVPSAAQIMNIVVFVALLSALNANLYGSSRMIFSLAERDEAPKSLLKVSGGGVPRRAVLASVAFGFISVLLNLEWPDTIFLYMLNSVGAVLLFVWALIAVSQLRLRRRIEQEAPERLVLKMWAFPWLTWVAIAAMAVVFGLMLTDDTARPQLMWSTGATLLVLAVAGARELRARRA encoded by the coding sequence ATGCACGACGAACCACTCTCCGCCGGGCTGAAGCAGCGCCACCTCACGATGCTCGGCCTCGGCGGGGTCATCGGCGCGGGCCTGTTCGTCGGCTCGGGAGCCGGTATCGCGGTCGCGGGGCCCGGCATCGTCGTCTCGTACCTGATCGCGGGCACACTCGCGATGCTGGTGATGCGGATGCTCGGCGAGATGTCCGCCGCGATGCCCGCGTCCGGTTCCTTCTCGGTGCACGCGGAGCGGGCGCTCGGCCGGTGGGCCGGGTTCACTGCCGGATGGCTCTACTGGTTCATGCTCGTGGTGGTGCTCGCCGTCGAGGCGACGGGCGCGGCGCAGATCGCGAACGGGTGGGTGCCGGGCGTCCCGCAGTGGGCGTGGGTGCTGCTCTTCATGGTCGTGTTCACCGTCGCCAACCTGACGGCGGTGAAGAACTTCGGCGAGTTCGAGTTCTGGTTCGCGGCCCTCAAGGTCTTCGCGATCATCGCGTTCCTGGTGCTCGGCGCCCTCGCGATCTTCGGGATCCTCCCCGACACGGATCCGGTCGGCCTCACCCATCTGACCGGGGACGGCGGGTTCCTGCCGCACGGCTGGGAGGGCGTCGTCTCCGGCGTCCTCGCGGTCGTCTTCGCGTTCGGCGGCCTGGAGGTCGTCACGATCGCGGCCGCCGAGTCCGAGGACCCGGCCCGCTCGGTGGCGCGCGCGGTGCGCAGCGCGGTGTTCCGGATCCTGTTCTTCTACGTCGGTTCGATGCTGGTCATCGTGACCGTGCTGCCCTGGACGGAGCAGAAGGCGGGGATCAGCCCGTACGTCACCGTGCTCGACTCGATCGGTGTGCCGTCGGCGGCGCAGATCATGAACATCGTGGTGTTCGTGGCGCTGCTCTCCGCACTGAACGCCAACCTCTACGGCTCGTCCCGCATGATCTTCTCGCTGGCCGAGCGCGACGAGGCGCCGAAGTCGCTGCTGAAGGTGAGCGGTGGCGGGGTGCCGCGCCGCGCGGTCCTGGCCTCGGTGGCCTTCGGCTTCATCTCGGTCCTCCTCAACCTGGAGTGGCCGGACACGATCTTCCTCTACATGCTCAACTCGGTCGGCGCGGTGCTGCTGTTCGTGTGGGCGCTGATCGCCGTGTCGCAGCTGCGTCTGCGGCGGCGCATCGAGCAGGAGGCCCCCGAGCGCCTCGTGTTGAAGATGTGGGCGTTCCCCTGGCTGACCTGGGTGGCGATCGCCGCGATGGCCGTGGTCTTCGGCCTGATGCTGACCGACGACACGGCGCGGCCGCAGTTGATGTGGTCGACCGGGGCGACGCTGCTCGTCCTCGCGGTCGCGGGCGCCCGGGAGTTGCGCGCACGGCGTGCCTGA